The Chloroflexota bacterium genome has a window encoding:
- a CDS encoding CAP domain-containing protein, translating into MRGPSRVVLTQGLLVLFLLAAVAVATTNGSVAAGLAESDSSGVRVLPTGDGAGSATPDAAAATFAERVIELTNQERAKAGLPPLISDASLNAAALAHSQDMADHDFFSHTGSDGSSACGRMGAAGYSPIWACGENIAAGYTSPEEAVAAWMNSAGHRANILSPYYHHIGVGYVYDAGDTFGPYYHYWTQDFAAHSWQTPVPATATPTRTATPTRMPTSTPTPSRTPTRPPTLTRTSTATATLTATPTRTATVRPSATSTDTPTATFTASATPTSTRTPTSSATPAPSATSPATGTFTPTPTQIPPPIQPPPMMRRLWLPLVVAL; encoded by the coding sequence ATGCGAGGCCCCAGCAGGGTGGTTCTTACACAGGGGCTGCTCGTTCTATTCCTGCTCGCTGCCGTAGCCGTCGCAACGACGAACGGGTCGGTGGCAGCGGGCCTGGCAGAATCCGATAGTAGCGGCGTGCGCGTGCTGCCGACGGGCGATGGGGCGGGAAGCGCCACACCCGACGCGGCAGCCGCGACATTCGCCGAGCGGGTGATTGAACTGACCAACCAGGAGAGGGCCAAGGCCGGTTTGCCACCCCTGATCAGCGATGCCTCGTTGAACGCCGCCGCGCTGGCCCACAGCCAGGATATGGCCGATCACGATTTCTTCAGCCACACTGGCTCGGATGGCTCTTCGGCCTGTGGCCGCATGGGGGCAGCGGGGTATAGCCCGATTTGGGCGTGCGGCGAGAACATCGCGGCGGGGTACACGTCGCCTGAGGAAGCGGTTGCCGCGTGGATGAACAGCGCCGGGCACAGGGCCAATATCCTCAGCCCATACTACCACCACATTGGGGTGGGGTACGTGTACGACGCAGGCGACACGTTTGGCCCCTATTATCACTACTGGACGCAGGACTTTGCGGCGCACTCGTGGCAGACGCCTGTGCCTGCCACGGCGACGCCAACCCGGACGGCGACTCCTACACGGATGCCGACGAGCACACCGACCCCAAGCCGAACACCCACGCGGCCCCCCACACTTACCAGGACGTCCACCGCTACGGCTACGCTAACCGCCACGCCAACGCGGACAGCCACCGTTAGGCCCAGCGCGACCTCCACCGACACGCCGACGGCGACCTTTACGGCGAGCGCGACGCCCACGTCCACGCGGACGCCGACATCTTCGGCCACACCTGCACCTTCGGCGACATCGCCAGCGACCGGTACCTTCACACCCACACCCACGCAAATTCCCCCGCCCATCCAGCCGCCGCCCATGATGCGGCGACTGTGGCTCCCTCTCGTGGTCGCGCTGTAA